In the Paramisgurnus dabryanus chromosome 18, PD_genome_1.1, whole genome shotgun sequence genome, ATTGCAATCCCTGTGGTATTCAGTGCCAAATATTGGTAGTGTTTATACTTTTGTAAATTTTTAACATGATCagtaacactttttttaaacaaacacatcaCCTGTATTCATTTTATCAGCCCACCATCCTGGTGATTTGTGAGCAGAACGTAACTTGGCAAGGGCATCTGTTTGCAATCTATATAAAATATAGTGtgtgtttaaactttttttttttgtgtgtgtctacCAGCAAAACCGCCATTGCTATTGACGCAATCATCAACCAGAAGCGCTTCAACGACGGCACTGATGAGAAAAAGAAGCTGTACTGTATCTATGTGGCCATCGGACAGAAGAGATCCACCGTGGCCCAGCTGGTGAAAAGGCTGACAGACGCTAAGGCCATGCAATACACCATTGTGGTGTCTGCTACCGCATCTGACGCCGCCCCACTGCAGTACCTGGCTCCTTACGCCGGCTGCTCCATGGGCGAGTACTTCAGAGACAACGGCAAACACGCCCTCATCATCTATGACGATCTGTCCAAACAGGTGAGTTCTCCTTGCTGTGTACAACCAGATTTTCGATGCATCTTATTGTGAACGTTATCATGAACTCTTTGTTGCCGACTACAGGCCGTTGCCTACCGTCAAATGTCCCTGCTGCTGCGTCGTCCCCCTGGTCGTGAGGCTTACCCCGGTGATGTCTTCTACCTGCACTCCCGTCTCCTGGAGAGAGCAGCCAAGATGAACGACAACTTCGGCGGTGGATCCCTCACTGCCCTGCCCGTCATCGAGACCCAGGCCGGAGACGTGTCCGCTTACATTCCCACTAACGTCATCTCGATCACTGACGGACAGGTGAGCAACTTAAAGAGCTATTTGGAGGTCAGTTGAGCTATCACGATGACGTCAATGACGATCTCGTTTTCCTCATACAGATTTTCTTGGAGACAGAGTTGTTTTACAAGGGTATCCGTCCCGCTATTAACGTGGGTCTGTCCGTGTCCCGTGTCGGCTCTGCTGCCCAGACCAGGGCCATGAAGCAGGTAAGTGCTGCTTGGGTTTTCTCGGTTCTTTGGCATAATAAGATGTTAAATCGCAAAAACTCATCTTTGTGTCTGTTTTCCAGGTGGCTGGTACCATGAAGCTGGAGCTGGCCCAGTACCGTGAGGTGGCTGCTTTCGCCCAGTTCGGTTCTGATCTGGATGCCGCCACCCAGCAGCTTCTTAACAGAGGCGTGCGACTCACAGAGCTGCTCAAGCAGGGTCAATACAGTAAGTCTGCCGCCGGAATAACATCCTGTTTGCCTTCATGTAAAATTCCCACACTAACCGTGTTTCCTTGTGTAGCACCCATGGCCATTGAGGAGCAGGTGGCAGTCATTTACGCTGGTGTAAGAGGATATCTGGACAAAATGGATCCCACCAAGATCACCAAATTCGAGAAAGCCTTCCTTGAACACGTCAAGAGCCAACACCAGGACCTGCTCGCAGCCATCAGGTAAGCTTCTTTTGAAAGGTGAAGTTGTTGAATGGAGGATTCCCAATAACATGAGAGACTACATCAGTCATGGTGTGTTTAAACTTGCGTTATCGTTTAAGTGTGCTGTttagtaactttttttttttaatttttaaatgccAGTGTTATTGGACTTCATCAATGCACTTGTTCTCATTTTTGTTTCAGGACTGAGGGTAAGATTTCAGAGCCATCTGACGCTAAACTCAAGGAAATTGTTCTTAACTTCCTGTCAAGCTTCGACTAGTGTGTTTCCATTATTGCGAATGTTTTGTCAATGTTTGAATAGTGCTCCAGCTTAAATTTATACAGACCCCTAAAGAGAAAATTCAAGTGGCACTTGATCCTCGATGTACAGAAATCTCCTAACAGAGAATAAAGTGTTCCCCACTCCAAATGtgactgtgtttttttttttaataattttgtgtgcAAATGTTGGATGTCATTTTGGTGTAACAATTACTGTATTTAAGCTAGGGATTTGAACTATGCATTTGGCAATGAGAAGTTTTAGCTACCTTTCTTGTCTGTTTATAATTGTGAAATGTACAACTTGATGCGTCACCATGCGTTGTATACACATCGTCTAAAAATAAATCTCTGGTAGGGAAGTTATCAACGGCTTTTGTACTTCACGGTTTATTAGCTTCAGTGCTCTGTATAGACTTATAATTATTTGACTGTGTAATTTTTCTGCCGTTGGGGATCTTAAAACTGGATTTATGACATTTGGTTCTCTGTTTATTCATGCAAAGTTTTGCATGGCCTTACTAAATGCCAAATTTTATTTGTCACAGTAGGTCTATGAAAGGTTATAACCAGTCAATTTCCTATAAATGAGAACTTAACTGGTAAAGCACCTAAAAtgttttggatttaaatataccTTTGTAGACACGCATgccaaaatacattttcaatagACTACTACAATTTTAtgcaacttttttaaattgttgaCTTGGACTTAAAAATTGAGAAAAAGTACTTGATCTGAGTCAAATAAAGGTCATTTTTCAGGGTTTTTACGTAGTCAAATTCAAGTCTTAAGACCATGATGAATGAAACTTAAGACCTATATCCTGACAATGAAGTCAAATTTTATAGTCCATGTGTTGAAGACCTTTTATCTTtcataacaaaaacaacatgaatGTATTAAAGGTTGTGACATGACGACCCACAAGATGAAATCCGACACGAGAATAAGATAAGATTTTTACACTTGCTGATATTACGTGGCCAGTTGCCTTGACGttaagactgcgtcttaagaatgattctgactaactagcaattagtaagggctaatcagtcttatttggatttaaattagaccaatctacctttctatgtaacatGCTTAAAACcgttatgatcagtcttgaagaaaaaaattcatgactaacttttaagactagtcttaaagttttatgcaaCCGGACGCAGTTTTCACCTTCAGACTTCAAGatgaagtttaaaaaaaatcctcaatgataaaatatgtaaagaaaattgccttttattttaactgaaatcACAAAATTTGTCAAGGTTTTAACCAATTTATAGGGTTAAAATGACAATAATAAATGGTTCAAACTTTTGAAAAAGTATTAAAGCCAAATAAACACAATGTTGAAGtgttttggggtggtttcctggaccgGGTTTTGATGAATGCAGGACTAGgtcttatttatattaaatgttaggAGTTTCTTagaaacataccttacaaaatacatttctagTGTGCATCTTGACACAAACCAATGGCAGTGATATTTTATGGCCAAAATAGAAATGATTAGATTGAAGAGAGACACCTAATGCACAGGATACACAAGCCTTTCATGCATGGCAAAATGAGAGACCACATTAATATGTTCTTGTATATCACAATAACACTTTGATATTTACAAAGGAAAATTAAGACctgtttaaaataatttaagacCAAGAACAGTAAATgtaagactttttaaggccttcaattttgattttgaaaTGTAAGACTTTTTAAAACCTGATTTTTGTAAACTAGACAAAGAGTATACTCTGAAGATGTAGTACAAtatagttttgatttattttgaatGCTTTTGTTCTCAACATAATTAATTGCCATAGTTATATTATTCCAGTGTCATTGTGTTATTTCAGTTTTgatgagtaaaaaaaaaaatcactttaaggattagtgttgtagtcaagaccacataaaccgagaccaagtcatgaccaagacagaccgagacaagaccaagactttaaagggtcaagaccaagaccagtgcaagtcactgcattaaaacacttatgataaaatgtggagtatgcatatgattaggaacttcttgtctgtgtgtgtgcgtgcgtgtgtgcgtacgtgtgtgtgtgcgcgtgtcatcagagaagttgatcaaataattaaatgcattgcagatatgtgggaattcatctttgtctataagcaaataaaagtgaacaaacactaaagagctgaaatcaacttaaccatttattctgaactgtctttccagggcttgccatccacttaagACAATGCAGATGTTTTTagtattaaaattagaaaaattatcattgggagaaacttaaacaatgcttaaaaatgccaacatcatatgccaaacctgaataaactgcataaaatgtatgataaaaaaaatttgtgaagtgccatcagttgtgtcgaaataaaattccgagtcctctttgtctgagaacaagacgagaccaagacctttaaaaagtggagaacTACTACATGATTAAGTATAATCAACTAGAGATGAGCAACTCATCACCAGTCAATATAAGTTGAAAAAAGtattgttttaatttcaacaaaccaccattatggcgatcagtgtttgcatttcatcagctcatttgcatttaaagggacacacccaaacacggcacatttttgctcgcacCTACAAACAATAATATTATCTGTGAGGTATTTTGATATAAAACTTGtgcactctggggacatcaaagacttattttacaactttaaaaaagtttcataacatgacccctttaacaaaGTTCATAAGTTTGGATG is a window encoding:
- the atp5fa1 gene encoding ATP synthase subunit alpha, mitochondrial, producing the protein MLSVRVAAALSRTLPRRAGFVSKNVAAACVGANNLHTARPWLQKTATSEVSSILEEKILGAKTSADLEETGRVLSIGDGIARVYGLRNVQAEEMVEFSSGLKGMSLNLEPDNVGVVVFGNDKLIREGDIVKRTGAIVDVPVGEELLGRVVDALGNPIDGKGPLGSKERRRVGLKAPGIIPRISVREPMQTGIKAVDSLVPIGRGQRELIIGDRQTGKTAIAIDAIINQKRFNDGTDEKKKLYCIYVAIGQKRSTVAQLVKRLTDAKAMQYTIVVSATASDAAPLQYLAPYAGCSMGEYFRDNGKHALIIYDDLSKQAVAYRQMSLLLRRPPGREAYPGDVFYLHSRLLERAAKMNDNFGGGSLTALPVIETQAGDVSAYIPTNVISITDGQIFLETELFYKGIRPAINVGLSVSRVGSAAQTRAMKQVAGTMKLELAQYREVAAFAQFGSDLDAATQQLLNRGVRLTELLKQGQYTPMAIEEQVAVIYAGVRGYLDKMDPTKITKFEKAFLEHVKSQHQDLLAAIRTEGKISEPSDAKLKEIVLNFLSSFD